GGCCGCCGGGTCGAACACGTCGGCGTCGGCGGGCGCGATGTTGACGTCACCGCAGACGACGACCGCCTCCGGGCCCGCGGCGACGACGTCCCGCAAGGCGGACAGCCAGGCCAGCTTGTAGTGGTAGTGGTCGGAGTCGGGCACCCGGCCGTTGGGGACGTACACCGAGTGCACCCGCACCCCACCGCACGTGGCGGCGACCGCCCGTGCCTCCGGGTGTGGGAAACCCGGGCCGTTCGGCAGGCCGTTGACGACGTCGTCCAGGCCGACGCGGGAGAGGATCGCCACCCCGTTCCAGCGACCCTCGCCGTGCGCCGCCGCCTGGTAGCCGCGGGAGGCCAGCTCGTCGCCGAGGAGCGCGGTGAAGGCGTCGTCGGCGAGTTTGGTCTCCTGGAGGCAGACGACGTCAGGTTGCCGCTGGTCGAGCCACGGCAGGAACCGCGGCAGGCGCTGCTTGACCGAGTTCACGTTCCAGGTAACCACCCGCACCCGTCCCACGGTAGCGCCGATGACCCCTGACCTGCACCGCAAGCCCGTTCGTGCGCACGTCACGTGACGGCACCCACACCGAACACCCCACCACCCCGCTCACCGGTGGACCGGGTCTCGGTAAGCTGTCGCCCGAGGGCTGCTAGCTCAATTGGCAGAGCAGGAGACTTTTAATCTTCGGGTTCAGGGTTCGAGTCCCTGGCGGCCCACCAAACGTGCTGGTCAACGCGGTAGTGGGGAATCAGGTCAGAGCCAAATCCCCCACTTACCCGCCGAATTAATTTCCATCGGTGCTGGTCACGGCCGTGAGCACGTCCGCTGCGGCGGGCAAGCAGCGAACTTGGCCACGGCATGTATGTCCCGCCAGTCGTCATCAGGCCACTTGTCGTCGCCGGCCACCGTGCCCCTGGTTGCTACTCGGCCCTCGCGGACCGCTGGTGAAGTGCCTCCGGCATGTGCCGCCGAGGAATGCCCGCGTAGAGCGCCAGGCCGTCCAGCGCCCGCATGTCCGGTGTCAACGTGGCGCGCAGCAGCGGGTCGAACGGGTCGACCATCTCCCGATGCATCCGCGCCACGTCCGCCAACAGGTCCAGCACCGGCACGCCCAGGACATCGCAGTACATGGCGAGGCTTGCCGGACTCGCCCCACGCCGACCGTTCTCGATCTTGGACAGCAACGCCTCCGACACGTCGAACCGGCTCGCGATCCTGGCAACGGGAATGCCTCGCTGCTCCCGCAACTTCCGCAGGTGCGCGCCCAACACCACGTGGTAGAGCGCCCGTCGTGCGGGCCTGCGCCGCGTCATCTGCCGTCCGACTTCCCCGGCCGCCGCGATCTCCTCACCCACTGCGGTCACCGGGGGTCCTCCGCAGACGTCCCGGTCTCGGCGAACGCCACCGAGTCGACCACGGCGGGCGGCTTGTCGTTCTCCCGTTCCACCGCCGCCGCGACTTCGTCAGGCGTGGTGCCCAGGGTGGCCGCGAGAGCGTCGAAGTCCAACGGCGCGAGCTTCGTCAACGCCTCGCACCGTTCGGCGAACACTCCTGCAGCTTCCTCCAGTTGGCGTGCGAACCGGATGGCCATCTCAGCGCCACCCTCGCGTCCGGCGATCTGCACCGTCATCCGCGCGTCGCCGGACGAGATCACCAAGGACGGATGTCCCTGCGCCCGCTCGACCACGCCCGCATCCGCGTCTTCCTCCGGCTGGAGAAGTACGTACAGCCCCATCGGCCTCACCTCCGCGTACACCTGGGACTTGCTCAACCAGATTCACGCGAACGGAAGGGCGATCCCATACGAATGCCCACTCGGAATAGTGGCGTCACCGTTAACCGCAGGTCAGCCGCGTAATCACCGGGCTACACTCCGACATCTTCAGAGCTTGCGCAGGGGGTGATCGAAGTAGTGACCACGTCCAAACGCCGCTGCCGCACATGCGACACCCTGCTTGCCCATGACAACCGGGGCACCCAGTGCGGAAAGTGCGTCGCAGCCTCTA
This is a stretch of genomic DNA from Saccharothrix ecbatanensis. It encodes these proteins:
- a CDS encoding helix-turn-helix domain-containing protein; protein product: MTAVGEEIAAAGEVGRQMTRRRPARRALYHVVLGAHLRKLREQRGIPVARIASRFDVSEALLSKIENGRRGASPASLAMYCDVLGVPVLDLLADVARMHREMVDPFDPLLRATLTPDMRALDGLALYAGIPRRHMPEALHQRSARAE
- a CDS encoding exodeoxyribonuclease III, with protein sequence MRVVTWNVNSVKQRLPRFLPWLDQRQPDVVCLQETKLADDAFTALLGDELASRGYQAAAHGEGRWNGVAILSRVGLDDVVNGLPNGPGFPHPEARAVAATCGGVRVHSVYVPNGRVPDSDHYHYKLAWLSALRDVVAAGPEAVVVCGDVNIAPADADVFDPAAYVGHTHVTAPEREALAALQAAGLHDVVRDRWPTERVFTYWDYRAGMFHQDLGMRIDLVLASDPVAARVKAAWVDRHARKGTGPSDHAPVVVDLDEAPDGDIGPVVPPPSAPRTRKSVKLPQS